A region of Staphylococcus sp. IVB6181 DNA encodes the following proteins:
- the rpoZ gene encoding DNA-directed RNA polymerase subunit omega has product MLNPPLNQLTSKVKSKYLIATVAAKRARELYDKPETALIENYHSVKTVGEALEEIADGKITPIEPELNESEFETKD; this is encoded by the coding sequence ATGTTAAACCCACCATTAAACCAATTAACTTCAAAAGTAAAATCAAAATATTTAATCGCAACAGTGGCTGCCAAACGCGCACGTGAGCTATATGATAAACCAGAAACTGCTTTAATAGAAAACTATCATTCTGTAAAAACAGTTGGCGAAGCATTAGAAGAAATCGCAGATGGCAAAATCACTCCAATCGAACCAGAATTGAATGAAAGTGAATTTGAAACAAAAGACTGA
- a CDS encoding thioredoxin family protein produces METLKQYSDIVHHIENEDKFLLYVMAKGCSVCHADQPRVDALVNEIDVPGAQIIVNDIPEAAGQLSLFTSPVVILFNRGREFHRQARIIDFDQLKRSMEQLKMA; encoded by the coding sequence ATGGAGACTTTGAAGCAATACAGCGATATCGTTCACCACATTGAAAACGAAGATAAGTTCTTATTATATGTCATGGCAAAAGGCTGCTCAGTCTGCCATGCAGACCAGCCGAGAGTCGATGCACTCGTTAATGAAATAGATGTGCCTGGGGCACAAATCATTGTCAATGATATCCCAGAAGCTGCTGGACAATTGTCCCTCTTCACATCCCCTGTTGTTATTCTCTTCAACCGCGGCAGAGAGTTTCACAGACAAGCACGTATCATTGACTTCGATCAGCTTAAACGCTCAATGGAACAATTGAAAATGGCTTAA
- the coaBC gene encoding bifunctional phosphopantothenoylcysteine decarboxylase/phosphopantothenate--cysteine ligase CoaBC translates to MKNILLAVSGGIAAYKAIDLTSKLTQAGFDVRVMLTKHAQEFVTPLAFQAISRNPVYTSTFKEENPSEIQHIALGDWADAVIVAPATANIIGKLANGIADDMITSTLLATTVPKFMAPAMNVHMYENPRVQANMQVLAEDGYHFAEPGEGFLACGYVAKGRMMEPLDIIAFVRQTMDETTTQSQPDETDWFYGKQVLVTAGPTVEVIDPVRFVSNRASGKMGYALADALQKRGAKVTLVSGPTYLTPPDNVDFVPVTSAEDMFNAVTERFEAQDFVFKTAAVSDYKPAEQLEHKMKKQDGDLTIAFTRTQDILKYLGENKTHQKLIGFAAETQEVEKYAKDKLERKNADVIIANNVGDTSIGFNSDDNEVTLFFKSGEAVNIEKGKKQALAGRILEELERRWK, encoded by the coding sequence ATGAAGAATATTTTATTGGCAGTATCAGGCGGTATTGCCGCATATAAAGCGATTGATTTAACAAGTAAATTGACACAAGCAGGATTTGATGTACGTGTGATGTTGACAAAACATGCGCAAGAATTTGTGACACCGCTTGCTTTCCAAGCGATTAGCCGAAATCCGGTATATACGAGTACATTCAAAGAAGAAAATCCATCAGAGATTCAGCATATTGCTTTAGGAGACTGGGCAGATGCGGTCATTGTTGCGCCAGCAACTGCTAATATTATCGGTAAGCTTGCTAATGGAATTGCTGACGATATGATTACTTCTACTTTGCTTGCGACAACAGTTCCTAAATTTATGGCACCAGCAATGAATGTGCATATGTATGAGAATCCGCGTGTGCAAGCTAATATGCAAGTACTCGCTGAAGACGGCTATCATTTCGCTGAACCTGGAGAAGGGTTCTTAGCCTGCGGCTATGTTGCTAAAGGGCGTATGATGGAACCATTGGATATTATTGCTTTTGTGAGACAAACAATGGATGAAACTACAACACAGAGTCAACCCGATGAAACTGATTGGTTCTATGGCAAACAAGTTTTAGTTACTGCAGGACCTACAGTCGAAGTTATTGATCCTGTTCGATTTGTTTCTAACAGAGCGTCTGGCAAGATGGGCTATGCTTTAGCAGATGCATTACAAAAAAGAGGCGCAAAAGTGACATTAGTCAGCGGGCCGACTTATTTAACACCGCCAGACAATGTAGATTTTGTACCTGTAACGAGTGCAGAAGATATGTTTAATGCGGTAACTGAACGTTTTGAAGCTCAAGATTTTGTCTTCAAAACAGCCGCAGTTTCGGATTATAAACCTGCAGAACAATTAGAGCATAAAATGAAAAAACAAGACGGCGATTTAACAATCGCATTTACGAGAACGCAAGATATTTTAAAATATTTGGGTGAAAATAAAACTCACCAAAAACTTATCGGGTTCGCAGCTGAGACGCAAGAAGTCGAAAAGTATGCGAAGGATAAATTAGAACGAAAAAATGCAGATGTAATTATTGCTAACAATGTCGGAGATACATCTATCGGATTCAACTCTGATGATAATGAAGTAACGCTTTTCTTTAAGAGCGGAGAAGCTGTGAATATAGAGAAAGGCAAAAAGCAGGCACTTGCCGGCAGAATCTTAGAAGAATTAGAACGTAGGTGGAAATAA
- the gmk gene encoding guanylate kinase: MDNEKGLLIVLSGPSGVGKGTVRKEIFDDPKTSYKYSISMTTREMREGEQDGVDYFFKTKREFEQLIAQDQFIEYAEYVGNYYGTPVQYVKDTMDEGHDVFLEIEVEGAKQVRKKFPDALFIFLAPPSLDHLRERLVGRGTESDEKIQSRVKEARKEVEMMNLYDYVVVNDEVELAKERIQSIVAAEHLKRERIEAKYRKMILEAKK, from the coding sequence ATGGATAATGAAAAAGGTTTACTGATTGTCTTATCAGGTCCATCTGGAGTCGGCAAAGGTACGGTCCGCAAAGAAATATTTGATGATCCTAAAACATCATATAAATATTCTATCTCGATGACTACAAGAGAGATGCGTGAAGGCGAACAAGATGGCGTTGATTATTTTTTCAAGACAAAACGAGAATTTGAGCAGCTTATCGCACAAGATCAATTCATAGAGTATGCTGAATATGTAGGCAACTATTATGGTACACCTGTACAGTATGTAAAGGATACAATGGATGAAGGGCATGATGTCTTCTTAGAAATTGAAGTAGAAGGTGCGAAGCAAGTTCGCAAGAAATTCCCTGATGCATTATTTATCTTCCTGGCACCGCCAAGTTTAGACCACCTAAGAGAACGTTTAGTCGGCCGCGGTACAGAATCTGATGAAAAGATTCAAAGTCGTGTGAAAGAAGCACGAAAAGAAGTTGAAATGATGAATCTTTATGACTATGTCGTGGTAAACGATGAAGTGGAACTTGCGAAAGAACGTATTCAATCTATCGTAGCAGCGGAACATTTAAAACGAGAACGCATAGAAGCAAAGTATAGAAAAATGATATTGGAGGCCAAAAAATAA
- a CDS encoding glycosyltransferase family 4 protein, translating to MKILYVITKADIKGAQTHLIQLANYFSKKYQVYVAVGNNGPMLQKLNSNIKIIRLKHLKGPIDIKEDILGAKELAQLIRLIKPKILHLHSSKAGTLGRLAYICSEKYNTHVIFTAHSWAFTEGVKPLKRFLFKQIEKWLLRVTDKVICVSDYDRQLALRNNFDGNKLITLHNSVKQSQNQVLDKVESIKVPPVRFVMVARFEYPKLHEMVIKGIQLLKQSTDRLFDLTFIGDGLNLEACKAQVAALGLTPYIKFLGNVYDVKASLYQYDVFVLISKHEGLPISIIEAMSEGLPIIASDVGGINELINDNGILVENNTPKAIAIAMKTYFDQGRIKKDILKSYNRYLDKFTEDKMLKKLETIYESKH from the coding sequence ATGAAAATATTATATGTCATAACTAAAGCTGACATTAAAGGTGCACAAACACACCTTATTCAATTAGCAAATTACTTCTCTAAAAAGTATCAAGTGTATGTAGCTGTTGGAAACAACGGTCCGATGCTGCAAAAGTTAAATAGTAATATTAAAATAATTCGTTTAAAACATCTGAAAGGTCCAATTGATATTAAAGAAGATATATTAGGTGCGAAAGAATTGGCACAGCTTATTCGACTTATTAAGCCAAAAATATTGCATTTGCATTCCTCTAAAGCTGGTACATTAGGACGTTTAGCTTATATATGCAGTGAGAAATATAATACACATGTTATATTCACTGCACACAGTTGGGCATTTACAGAAGGGGTGAAACCTCTAAAACGCTTTTTATTCAAACAAATAGAAAAATGGCTTTTGAGAGTTACTGATAAGGTAATTTGTGTTTCGGATTATGATAGGCAATTAGCGCTGCGTAATAATTTTGATGGAAATAAATTGATTACATTGCATAATAGTGTGAAACAAAGTCAGAATCAGGTTTTAGATAAAGTTGAATCTATTAAAGTACCGCCGGTTCGATTTGTGATGGTGGCACGTTTTGAATATCCGAAGTTACATGAAATGGTCATAAAAGGTATTCAATTATTAAAACAATCAACCGACCGATTGTTTGATTTGACGTTTATTGGAGACGGTTTGAATTTGGAAGCATGTAAAGCACAAGTCGCTGCATTAGGTTTAACACCTTATATCAAATTTTTAGGTAATGTATATGATGTTAAAGCGAGTTTATATCAATATGATGTCTTTGTATTAATAAGCAAACATGAAGGTTTGCCAATAAGTATTATTGAAGCCATGTCAGAAGGATTACCTATCATAGCTAGTGATGTGGGCGGTATTAACGAATTAATTAACGACAACGGAATATTAGTAGAAAACAATACACCTAAAGCGATAGCCATTGCAATGAAGACTTATTTTGATCAAGGCAGAATTAAAAAAGATATCTTAAAATCTTACAATCGTTATTTAGATAAGTTCACTGAAGACAAAATGCTGAAAAAGTTGGAAACCATTTATGAATCAAAACACTAA
- a CDS encoding NFACT family protein codes for MAFDGLFTKKMVAELEFLQGGRIHKINQPDNDTIIMVVRQNRKNHSLLLSIHSNFSRIHITKKKYDNPFEPPMFNRVFRKHLDGGIIQAIRQIGNDRRIEIDVQSTDELGDKIYRTVILEIMGKHSNLILVDDQRKIIEGFKHLTPNTNQFRTVMPGFQYEAPPTQNKTNPYEVSGQDVLKYIDFNKGNIAKQLLQHFEGFSPLITKEITERRQFMTTETLPAAFDEVMKETQLEPVPIFHKNHETGKEDYYFMRLKQFDDDSVTYDSLDELLDRFYDARGERERVKQRANDLVRFVQQQLQKNRNKLVKLNDEYEGTQSKEDMQLYGELITANIYRIQQGDATLTTENYYTGEEVTIKLDPTKSPSVNAQYYYKQYNRLKTREHELEHQIRLTEENIAYFESIEQQLAHITVEDIDEIREELAEQGFMKQRQNRKKKKQPQMQLQTYRSTDGSTIYVGKNNKQNDYLTNKKARKHHLWFHTKDIPGSHVVIFEDEPSDKTIEEAAMLSAYFSKAGSSGQIPVDYTEIRNVHKPSGAKPGFVTYDNQKTLYATPDYDHIQSMKGEAEKVKMK; via the coding sequence ATGGCATTTGATGGCTTATTCACAAAGAAAATGGTAGCAGAATTAGAATTTCTTCAAGGCGGCCGCATTCATAAAATCAACCAGCCTGATAACGATACAATTATAATGGTTGTTCGTCAAAATCGTAAAAACCATTCTTTGTTACTTTCAATCCACTCTAATTTCTCACGTATCCACATTACTAAGAAAAAATATGATAATCCATTTGAACCGCCGATGTTCAACCGCGTCTTCCGCAAACATTTAGACGGTGGTATTATCCAAGCGATACGTCAAATCGGCAACGACCGCCGTATTGAAATCGATGTACAAAGTACAGATGAACTCGGCGATAAAATTTATCGTACAGTGATTTTAGAAATTATGGGTAAACACAGTAACTTGATTTTAGTCGATGATCAACGAAAAATCATAGAAGGTTTTAAACATTTAACACCGAACACCAACCAATTCCGTACTGTTATGCCAGGCTTCCAATATGAAGCACCGCCGACACAAAATAAAACAAATCCTTATGAAGTTTCAGGACAGGATGTATTAAAATATATTGATTTTAATAAAGGGAACATTGCTAAACAACTATTGCAGCATTTTGAAGGCTTCAGTCCATTGATTACAAAAGAAATTACAGAACGTCGTCAATTCATGACAACTGAGACCTTACCTGCAGCATTCGATGAGGTCATGAAAGAAACACAACTTGAACCTGTCCCGATTTTCCATAAAAATCACGAAACAGGCAAAGAAGATTATTACTTCATGCGTTTGAAACAGTTCGATGATGACAGCGTTACATATGATTCATTAGATGAATTATTAGACCGCTTCTATGACGCTCGCGGTGAACGTGAACGCGTTAAACAACGTGCTAATGATTTAGTCCGCTTTGTGCAGCAGCAATTACAAAAGAACCGCAATAAACTCGTTAAACTTAATGATGAGTATGAAGGTACGCAATCAAAAGAAGATATGCAGCTGTATGGCGAACTTATTACCGCAAACATCTATCGTATCCAACAAGGCGATGCAACTTTAACAACAGAAAACTATTACACAGGCGAAGAAGTCACAATCAAACTTGATCCGACGAAATCGCCTTCTGTCAACGCTCAATATTATTACAAACAATATAATCGTTTAAAAACACGTGAACATGAATTGGAACATCAGATTCGATTAACTGAAGAAAACATTGCTTACTTCGAATCCATCGAGCAGCAATTAGCACATATCACTGTCGAAGATATTGATGAAATCCGTGAAGAGCTGGCTGAGCAAGGCTTTATGAAGCAGCGTCAAAACCGCAAGAAAAAGAAACAACCGCAAATGCAGCTTCAGACTTATCGTTCCACTGACGGCTCAACAATCTATGTGGGTAAAAACAATAAACAAAACGACTATCTGACTAACAAAAAAGCACGTAAACATCATCTATGGTTCCATACTAAAGATATCCCAGGCTCACATGTCGTTATCTTTGAAGATGAACCTAGCGATAAAACAATCGAAGAAGCCGCAATGTTATCTGCCTACTTCTCAAAAGCCGGCAGCTCAGGACAAATCCCAGTAGATTATACTGAAATCCGCAACGTCCACAAACCTTCTGGTGCT
- a CDS encoding O-antigen ligase: protein MKYVWIFFTALLTYRIIITLIFVIFNHELNIGLKEICGSIFKISMVFIYFLAGYHLTLYRKQAVVFMKSYIVSSLVIASLCIIGMITHAPLLLEFCFYDIVRARGLMNDPNYFALTQIVTLILIFKFVKPFGLKMAAAIITIGAIFTSGSKTSLVILVILIGYYAIFLLLKIAKQSYKHLLITLGLIMLMIISTVKIIISNFEVIERIPSAARMLSVFSEGTASINVGGSNRILVWQNGIDIIRYTYGFGIGLLEYTHVGQQINNVGFVAHNTLIQIVAEWGAVFTIIFIYLLIQRLYQLLKVRKIQDNYNYLIIISGVIVIYSMTVSLNNSRYVALIIGLIFGIGKYISQKRSEVCE from the coding sequence TTGAAATATGTATGGATATTTTTCACTGCTTTATTAACTTATCGTATTATTATAACGCTTATCTTTGTGATATTTAATCATGAATTAAATATCGGATTAAAGGAAATATGCGGATCTATTTTTAAAATAAGTATGGTCTTTATTTATTTTTTAGCAGGATATCATTTAACGTTATATAGAAAACAAGCAGTTGTCTTTATGAAAAGCTATATCGTTTCCAGTTTAGTGATTGCAAGTTTATGTATAATCGGTATGATTACGCATGCTCCTTTACTTTTAGAATTCTGTTTTTACGATATTGTTAGAGCGAGAGGGTTAATGAATGATCCTAATTATTTTGCTTTAACACAGATAGTTACCCTTATTTTAATATTTAAATTTGTGAAACCATTTGGATTAAAGATGGCTGCTGCCATAATCACAATTGGAGCGATATTTACTTCAGGTTCTAAAACATCATTAGTTATTTTAGTAATACTGATTGGTTACTATGCAATATTTTTACTGCTTAAAATTGCAAAGCAAAGTTATAAACATCTCTTGATTACTTTGGGATTAATAATGCTTATGATAATAAGTACTGTAAAGATAATTATTTCTAATTTTGAAGTAATAGAGCGTATTCCTTCTGCCGCAAGAATGTTAAGTGTTTTTTCGGAAGGAACAGCATCTATTAATGTAGGAGGATCCAATAGAATACTAGTATGGCAAAATGGTATTGATATTATTCGGTATACGTATGGTTTTGGTATTGGTTTATTAGAATATACACATGTTGGTCAACAAATTAATAACGTTGGATTTGTAGCCCATAACACTTTAATTCAAATCGTAGCTGAATGGGGCGCTGTATTTACGATCATCTTTATATATTTATTGATTCAACGGCTATATCAATTACTGAAAGTGCGTAAAATTCAAGACAATTATAATTATTTGATTATCATTTCGGGTGTCATAGTGATATATAGTATGACCGTTTCACTTAATAACTCACGTTATGTCGCTTTGATTATCGGTCTTATCTTTGGAATAGGTAAGTATATTAGCCAGAAAAGAAGTGAAGTATGTGAATAA
- the priA gene encoding primosomal protein N' has translation MYAKVIVDVPAKNVDFTFDYLIPERLAPIIQVGVRVVVPFGPRTIQGYVMEITEEPDPNLDLTKLKSIKEIQDIKPELTPELVNLSAWYGKYHVTKRISILEAMLPSAIKARYTKVFEIVEDEQIPEDLLKRFNKEGHYAYKAAQQNGELERLVPLLNDGTVREETLLSQNTKKKTQRAIRIRDDHSPDEVLGMLERYPKQYDVYAYLLDAQNRDVPLKEIEEVGLSASSVKTLERNGWIEKYDAIVERDPYASRVFEQEAKRQLTPGQQVAYDAIKEVIDEEKQATFLLHGVTGSGKTEVYLQTIEAVLAQGKQAMMLVPEIALTPQMVLRFKRRFGDEVAVLHSALSKGERYDEWQKIRDGRAQVSVGARSSVFAPFKNLGMIIIDEEHEATYKQEDYPRYHAKEIALWRAEYHNCPLILGSATPSLESYARAEKGVYHLLSLPDRVNNQPLPAINIVDMRDELANGNRSMFSTQLREAIEDRLSRNEQIVLFLNQRGYSSFILCRDCGHVPQCPNCDISLTYHKSSDKLKCHYCGYEETPPNKCPNCESEHIRQMGTGTQRVEELLNREFEDAKIIRMDADTTSRKGAHEKLLNEFGEGKGDILLGTQMIAKGLDFPNITLVGVLNADTMLNLPDFRASERTFQLLTQVAGRAGRHEKEGEVIIQTYNPDHYAIKDVQLNDYLSFYHKEMKYRQIGKYPPYYFLINFTISHQNMKEVMQAAAHVHKILLQHLTDRALILGPSPAAIARINREYRFQVLVKYKSEPELHKALQYLDDFYHERYIKDKLSLKIDINPYVMM, from the coding sequence ATGTACGCAAAGGTTATCGTTGATGTACCAGCAAAAAACGTAGACTTTACCTTTGATTATTTAATACCAGAACGACTCGCACCCATCATTCAAGTTGGTGTGCGAGTCGTTGTTCCCTTTGGGCCGAGAACGATTCAAGGGTATGTCATGGAAATAACTGAGGAACCAGATCCTAATTTGGATTTAACAAAGTTAAAGTCGATTAAAGAAATACAAGATATTAAACCAGAATTAACACCTGAACTCGTGAATTTAAGTGCATGGTACGGAAAATATCATGTCACAAAACGTATTTCAATATTAGAGGCAATGCTGCCAAGTGCGATTAAAGCAAGATATACAAAAGTATTTGAAATCGTTGAAGATGAACAAATTCCAGAAGATTTATTAAAACGTTTCAATAAGGAAGGACATTATGCATATAAAGCGGCTCAGCAAAATGGGGAATTAGAACGTTTAGTCCCATTATTAAATGACGGCACTGTCCGTGAAGAAACATTGCTCTCTCAAAATACTAAAAAGAAAACACAGCGCGCTATACGTATAAGAGACGATCATAGTCCAGATGAAGTCTTAGGTATGTTGGAACGCTATCCTAAACAATACGATGTGTATGCTTATTTATTAGATGCACAAAACAGAGATGTGCCTCTAAAAGAAATTGAAGAGGTTGGATTATCGGCTTCAAGTGTGAAAACATTAGAACGTAATGGATGGATTGAAAAATATGACGCGATTGTAGAACGCGATCCTTATGCTTCAAGAGTGTTTGAACAAGAAGCTAAAAGACAACTGACACCTGGTCAACAAGTGGCTTATGATGCCATTAAAGAGGTCATAGATGAAGAAAAGCAAGCGACCTTCTTATTACATGGTGTGACAGGTTCCGGTAAAACAGAAGTTTATTTACAAACGATTGAAGCGGTATTAGCACAAGGCAAACAAGCGATGATGCTGGTACCGGAAATTGCATTAACACCGCAAATGGTATTGCGCTTTAAGCGCAGATTCGGTGATGAAGTTGCTGTACTGCACTCTGCGTTATCTAAAGGCGAACGTTATGATGAATGGCAGAAAATCAGAGATGGCCGTGCACAAGTCAGTGTCGGTGCACGTTCAAGTGTATTCGCACCGTTTAAAAATCTCGGTATGATTATCATTGATGAGGAACATGAAGCCACTTACAAACAAGAAGATTATCCGCGCTATCATGCAAAAGAAATTGCATTATGGCGAGCAGAGTATCACAATTGTCCATTGATATTAGGAAGTGCTACACCAAGTTTAGAATCATATGCACGTGCCGAAAAAGGTGTGTATCACTTATTGAGTTTGCCGGATCGTGTCAATAACCAGCCGCTTCCTGCCATCAACATCGTAGACATGCGTGATGAACTAGCGAACGGCAATCGTTCTATGTTCTCAACACAATTACGCGAAGCTATCGAAGATAGATTATCCCGCAATGAACAAATCGTTCTATTCTTAAACCAACGCGGCTATTCATCCTTTATCTTATGTCGTGACTGCGGTCATGTGCCGCAATGCCCGAATTGTGATATATCGCTGACTTATCACAAATCGAGCGACAAATTAAAATGTCATTATTGCGGCTATGAAGAAACACCTCCGAATAAATGTCCTAACTGCGAAAGCGAACACATTCGACAAATGGGGACAGGAACACAACGTGTCGAGGAATTATTGAATCGTGAATTTGAAGACGCGAAGATTATTCGGATGGATGCTGATACGACATCAAGAAAAGGTGCACATGAAAAATTATTGAATGAATTCGGAGAAGGTAAAGGCGATATCCTTTTAGGTACACAAATGATTGCGAAAGGACTCGACTTCCCGAATATTACGCTTGTAGGTGTACTTAATGCGGATACTATGCTGAACTTGCCGGACTTTCGTGCAAGTGAACGTACGTTCCAGCTGTTAACACAAGTTGCTGGACGTGCAGGAAGACACGAAAAAGAAGGGGAAGTCATTATCCAAACTTATAATCCAGATCACTATGCGATTAAAGATGTACAATTAAATGACTATCTCTCTTTCTATCATAAAGAAATGAAATATCGTCAAATCGGGAAATATCCGCCGTATTATTTCTTAATCAATTTCACTATTTCGCATCAAAATATGAAAGAAGTCATGCAAGCTGCAGCACATGTGCATAAAATTTTATTACAACATCTGACGGATAGAGCTTTGATATTAGGACCTTCTCCTGCAGCGATTGCCAGAATCAACAGAGAATACCGCTTCCAAGTGCTAGTCAAATACAAAAGTGAACCAGAGCTGCACAAAGCATTGCAGTATTTAGATGACTTTTATCATGAACGTTATATTAAAGACAAACTCTCATTAAAAATTGATATTAATCCATATGTCATGATGTAA
- a CDS encoding PH domain-containing protein gives MANKFKNLDLIRETVLKDNEIIKHAIFGAYETSTLGTETIRKGVLAATNKRVIFYSKRLTGYDLENFDYSRISTFELSKKLMGNKITFYSSGNKVSMKWIQDNELDDFINYVHTMINGAHKNSTKPIDQEDNPEIQNLKQIKMLKELLDMGALTEEEFSKKKSELL, from the coding sequence ATGGCAAATAAATTTAAAAATCTTGATTTAATCCGTGAAACAGTACTTAAAGATAATGAAATAATTAAACATGCAATTTTCGGTGCTTATGAAACTTCAACATTAGGCACTGAAACCATTAGAAAAGGAGTGCTAGCCGCAACCAATAAACGTGTTATTTTTTATTCCAAACGACTTACCGGTTATGATTTAGAAAACTTTGATTACAGTCGCATTAGTACTTTTGAATTAAGTAAAAAATTAATGGGTAATAAAATTACTTTTTATTCTAGCGGTAATAAAGTCTCTATGAAGTGGATACAAGATAATGAATTAGATGACTTCATTAACTATGTGCACACTATGATAAACGGTGCTCATAAAAACAGCACCAAACCAATTGATCAAGAAGATAACCCAGAAATACAAAACCTAAAGCAGATCAAAATGCTTAAAGAATTATTAGATATGGGTGCTCTTACAGAGGAAGAATTCTCTAAAAAGAAATCAGAATTGCTTTAA